The Mesorhizobium loti DNA segment GCATCGTCCAGATCGATGCACTATCAAAACAGCGTAAATGTTTTTTATTGATAAAGTTCTGTTTGGGCCACGCCTATCCGAACGGAGCTTCCGTAACGTTCACCAGGCGACTTAGGGAGGAATCCTATGAAATTCGTGACCAGCATTCTCAACCGCCGCGCCGTGATGGCTCTGGCAGCAGCCTCGATGCTCGCCGGCGTCATGCATTCGGCGCCGGTTTCGGCGGCGGACGTGACCATTCCGATCATCGTCAAGGACACAACGTCCTTCTACTGGCAGATCGTGCTCGCTGGCGCCCGCAAGGCCGGCAAGGATCTCGGCGTCAACGTGCCGGAGCTCGGCGCCCAGGCTGAAACCGACGTCAACGGCCAGATCTCCATCCTCGAGAACGCCGTCGCCGGCAACCCGGCCGCCGTCGTCATCGCGCCGACCGAAGCCAAGGCGCTCGGCAAGCCGATCGACGAGGCAGCAAGCAAGGTCAAGGTGATCGGCATCGACTCCAGCGCCGACTCCAAGGCCTTTACCTCGTTCCTGACCACCGACAACGTCCAGGGCGGCCGCGTCGCCGCGGACGGTCTTGCAGCGGCCATCGGTGCGGCCAATGGCGGCAAGGTCGAAGGCAAGGTAGCCCTGATCACCGCGCTGCCCGGCGCCGGCTCGCTCGAGCAGCGCGCCCAGGGCTTCAAGGAACAGCTCAAGGCCAAATATCCCGGCCTCGAACTGGTCGCCGACAAATATGCCGACGGCCAGGCCACCACCGGCCTCAACATCGCGACTGACCTGATCACCGCCAATCCGGACCTGAAGGGCATCTTCGCCTCCAACCTGATCATGGCGCAGGGCGTCGGTCAGGCGATCGCCGAGAACAATCTTGCCGGTAAGGTCGGGCTGATCGGCTTCGATAGCGACGAGAAGCTGATCAAGTTCCTGAATGACGGCGTCATTTCCGGCCTCGTCGTCCAGGATCCCTATCGGATGGGCTATGACGGCATCAAGACCGCGCTCGCCGCTTCGAAGGGCGAGAAGGTCGAGGCCAATGTCGACACCGGTGCCAACCTCGTCACCAAGGCCAACATGAAGGAACCCAAGATCGACGCGCTGCTCAACCCGAAGCTCAACTGAGCCTTCGCGTAGCCGTACTCGTTTCCGGGGCCTCGTGCCCCGGAAACGACAGCCATATCGCTTGGAAATCCGCCAAGCTGGGCTAGGTTGCTCTTGCGGGCATTTCAAAGCCTCGCCGCGCGCCAAATCGTGAGGCCAATCTGGGAGGCCAATCTGGGAGGATTGTCATGACATCGACGGCGCAAGACCTGCACCCTGCCCCCGTGCTGGAGCCCGGCAGGACGATCCTCGAACTGCGCGGCCTCGAGAAGAAATATCCCGGCACCCATGCGCTGAAGCCGGTGACACTGGCTTTCAAGTCCGGCGAAATCCACGCCATCGTCGGCGAAAACGGTGCCGGCAAATCCACCCTGATCAAGCTTCTGACCGGCGTCATGCCGCGCACATCAGGCGATGTCATCTGGGAAGGCAAGCCGGCGGCGCTGGCAACCCCGCATGAGGCGATGGCGCTCGGCATCAATGCCGTGCATCAGGAAGTCGTGCTCTGCCGTCATTTGACCGTCGCCGCCAACATGTTCCTCGGCGAGGAGAATTCGCGTTTCGGCATC contains these protein-coding regions:
- a CDS encoding ribose ABC transporter substrate-binding protein, translated to MKFVTSILNRRAVMALAAASMLAGVMHSAPVSAADVTIPIIVKDTTSFYWQIVLAGARKAGKDLGVNVPELGAQAETDVNGQISILENAVAGNPAAVVIAPTEAKALGKPIDEAASKVKVIGIDSSADSKAFTSFLTTDNVQGGRVAADGLAAAIGAANGGKVEGKVALITALPGAGSLEQRAQGFKEQLKAKYPGLELVADKYADGQATTGLNIATDLITANPDLKGIFASNLIMAQGVGQAIAENNLAGKVGLIGFDSDEKLIKFLNDGVISGLVVQDPYRMGYDGIKTALAASKGEKVEANVDTGANLVTKANMKEPKIDALLNPKLN